A portion of the Aquicoccus sp. G2-2 genome contains these proteins:
- a CDS encoding glycoside hydrolase family 99-like domain-containing protein — translation MGRRWTALSGEEWWGSNRPGTEAILRRMELVPGALNFPAGSIYWLKPLVIGMIRALKLDRAVFEAERGQVDGTLAHAFERALGTLVGAAGMELRETAELLPQTRKASLMKPRYVSAFYLPQFHPTPQNDAWWGAGYSEWRACTTAASMYPGHLQPMRPGALGYYDLRATEVMGAQGALAKAAGVDGFCVYHYWFDPARLLETPMEKLLTRPDIDFPFYLCWANEPWRRNWDGLSGEILMPQDYRDGFEARLVASTLPYMRDPRYQRPDGQRPRFVIYRPGEMPDPTASIKRMRAAWRKAGIGEVELGAVHFHVKDRSEVPRGAVDFWVEMPPHGLVKGEDYLFGGPGGNRMGTASPATDFGGLIYDYAAVATRAVSRGYRAGLPEQTIAGIMPAWDNTARRGPKGHIAYGANPARFRRWLRDLARLRLAGSYRGELMINAWNEWAEKAVLEPSETFGRMYLDVLAELCAPKPSFGVSESEPALCTVLPPPETAPGREASWHG, via the coding sequence TTGGGTCGCCGATGGACAGCATTATCGGGGGAGGAATGGTGGGGCTCTAACCGGCCCGGAACAGAGGCGATCCTGCGCCGGATGGAGCTTGTGCCGGGGGCGTTGAATTTCCCGGCAGGGTCGATCTATTGGCTGAAACCGCTTGTTATCGGGATGATTCGCGCGCTGAAGCTGGACCGGGCGGTGTTTGAAGCAGAGCGGGGGCAGGTCGACGGGACCCTTGCACATGCGTTTGAGCGCGCACTTGGCACGCTGGTGGGGGCGGCTGGAATGGAGTTGCGCGAAACCGCTGAATTGTTGCCGCAGACGCGCAAGGCCAGCCTGATGAAGCCGCGCTATGTGAGTGCGTTTTACCTGCCGCAGTTTCACCCGACGCCGCAGAACGATGCTTGGTGGGGGGCGGGGTATTCCGAATGGCGGGCCTGCACGACGGCGGCGTCGATGTATCCGGGGCATTTGCAGCCGATGCGCCCCGGTGCGTTGGGCTATTACGATTTGCGCGCAACCGAAGTCATGGGCGCGCAGGGGGCATTGGCCAAGGCGGCGGGTGTTGATGGATTTTGCGTTTACCACTACTGGTTCGATCCGGCGCGGCTTCTTGAAACTCCGATGGAGAAGCTGCTGACCCGGCCCGACATCGACTTCCCGTTCTATCTTTGCTGGGCGAATGAGCCGTGGCGGCGAAACTGGGATGGACTTTCCGGTGAGATATTGATGCCGCAGGACTACCGCGACGGGTTCGAAGCGCGGCTGGTTGCGTCGACCCTGCCTTATATGCGCGATCCGCGGTATCAGCGGCCGGACGGGCAGCGGCCGCGTTTCGTGATTTATCGACCGGGGGAGATGCCGGACCCGACGGCAAGCATCAAACGGATGCGTGCGGCGTGGCGAAAGGCGGGGATTGGCGAGGTTGAACTGGGCGCCGTGCATTTTCACGTCAAAGACAGGTCAGAGGTGCCACGGGGCGCGGTGGATTTCTGGGTGGAGATGCCGCCGCACGGATTGGTGAAAGGGGAGGATTATCTGTTTGGCGGGCCGGGCGGAAACCGGATGGGGACGGCCAGCCCGGCCACGGATTTTGGCGGCTTGATCTATGACTATGCGGCGGTTGCCACGCGCGCGGTTTCGCGCGGCTATCGGGCCGGATTGCCGGAGCAGACAATTGCCGGGATTATGCCGGCATGGGACAACACGGCGCGGCGCGGCCCGAAAGGGCATATCGCATATGGTGCCAATCCGGCGCGGTTTCGCCGCTGGTTGCGCGATCTCGCAAGGCTTCGGCTGGCGGGGAGCTATCGCGGGGAATTGATGATCAACGCCTGGAACGAATGGGCGGAGAAAGCTGTGCTTGAGCCGAGCGAGACTTTCGGGCGGATGTATCTTGACGTGTTGGCAGAGCTATGTGCGCCGAAGCCTTCCTTTGGCGTAAGTGAATCTGAACCGGCCTTGTGCACCGTTTTACCGCCGCCGGAGACAGCACCGGGAAGGGAGGCATCATGGCACGGCTAA
- a CDS encoding DUF2793 domain-containing protein: MSDTSANLSLPFILPSQAQKHVTHNEALRRLDAVVQLSAISATETTPPAAPESGARFLLPNSASGTWSGQDAMIAVFEENAWTFIAPQKGWLIWIEDAEDLLAWDGANWIPALPNPDFQNLEHLGIQTTANTVNRFAVASDATLFTHAGAGHQLKLNKAATADTASLLFQTGWSGRAEMGTPGSDAFEIKVSADGTAFHTALHADPATGVVRFPSGVDGLSPPDFGTGQLTTTDYVASRNSGGVTNATGHLGTAYNYPAEFTFDPNFSPNLPASFSYAGYRPPLLSMTESISVDPNKVFRLGCYVRQEGLSGDWSSYANGERHQQYMGLLCRDTDGNDILSQNHMRYHEAGIDSLTTLAAPLTPGDTTITLSDASGWNSSSSYNYHRGVIIFGYRSGTGQLYSHYSRLFQFDLFDLGQIDKTTNIITLNQPFPAALANPQHPSGVWPEGTSLANTSASGYKYAFLSAYIAPEVDRWFHITNSIGGIDHSGTNNTSNFPPGTSVVVPFWLPNYSNSSGGYGAFPDTGAAHRVWFTGVSVMPEPLAAIQANSNGSKAIKVPVSDFATGTISLASPSFTVVGV; this comes from the coding sequence ATGTCCGATACATCCGCGAACCTGTCACTGCCTTTCATCCTGCCGTCACAGGCTCAAAAACACGTCACCCATAACGAAGCACTGCGTCGGTTGGATGCGGTCGTTCAACTCAGCGCAATTTCTGCGACCGAAACCACCCCTCCCGCCGCGCCCGAGAGCGGTGCGCGGTTTCTGCTGCCCAATTCCGCCAGTGGCACATGGTCGGGCCAGGACGCCATGATTGCTGTGTTTGAGGAAAACGCTTGGACATTTATCGCCCCGCAAAAGGGCTGGCTCATCTGGATCGAAGATGCGGAAGACCTGCTCGCCTGGGATGGTGCCAACTGGATTCCGGCCCTGCCGAACCCGGATTTCCAGAACCTCGAACATCTCGGCATTCAAACAACCGCCAACACGGTAAACCGCTTTGCTGTCGCCTCGGATGCTACACTTTTTACCCATGCGGGCGCTGGCCATCAGCTCAAACTCAACAAAGCCGCGACCGCCGACACCGCTAGCCTGCTGTTCCAAACCGGCTGGTCCGGGCGGGCTGAAATGGGCACGCCCGGCTCGGATGCGTTCGAAATCAAGGTCAGCGCAGATGGCACGGCGTTCCATACCGCCCTACATGCCGATCCCGCAACCGGCGTGGTGCGCTTCCCCTCCGGGGTCGACGGTCTCAGCCCTCCCGACTTTGGTACTGGCCAACTCACCACAACCGATTACGTTGCCTCGCGCAATTCCGGTGGCGTGACCAATGCAACCGGCCACCTCGGAACCGCATACAACTATCCAGCAGAGTTCACCTTCGATCCGAACTTCTCGCCCAATCTACCGGCCAGCTTTTCTTATGCAGGCTACAGGCCACCGCTTCTCAGTATGACGGAAAGCATTTCCGTTGACCCGAATAAGGTCTTCCGGCTGGGCTGCTATGTGCGCCAAGAAGGCCTCAGCGGCGACTGGTCGTCTTATGCCAACGGCGAACGCCATCAGCAGTATATGGGATTGCTCTGCCGCGATACCGATGGCAACGATATCCTCTCGCAGAACCATATGCGCTATCACGAGGCAGGCATCGACAGTCTCACAACACTCGCCGCCCCGTTGACCCCCGGCGATACCACGATAACGCTCAGCGACGCCTCCGGCTGGAACAGCTCCAGCAGCTATAACTATCACCGTGGGGTGATCATCTTCGGCTATCGTAGCGGGACCGGCCAACTCTATTCGCATTATAGTCGCCTGTTCCAGTTTGATCTCTTCGATCTCGGGCAGATCGACAAAACCACCAACATCATCACTCTTAACCAACCGTTCCCGGCCGCGCTCGCCAATCCTCAGCACCCTTCCGGCGTCTGGCCTGAGGGCACCTCTCTGGCGAACACCTCTGCAAGTGGCTACAAATATGCCTTCCTCTCGGCATATATCGCCCCGGAGGTGGATCGCTGGTTCCACATCACCAATTCCATCGGTGGAATCGATCATTCAGGCACCAACAATACATCCAATTTCCCGCCGGGAACTTCGGTCGTTGTGCCGTTCTGGTTGCCAAACTACAGCAACTCTTCCGGCGGCTACGGTGCCTTTCCCGATACTGGCGCTGCGCACCGGGTATGGTTCACCGGCGTTTCCGTCATGCCAGAGCCACTTGCTGCAATTCAGGCAAACTCCAACGGATCGAAAGCGATCAAGGTGCCGGTTTCGGATTTTGCAACCGGCACGATCAGTCTTGCCTCACCCTCATTCACTGTGGTTGGCGTATGA
- a CDS encoding polysaccharide biosynthesis tyrosine autokinase: MLETSNRPILPLQVKESTPTNDEIDLLEVLRTIWRGKLLIIATCIITVALGVWYAFFHAVPEYTATSIVTLESRQENVTDMASVITGLSGDQPTINTEVEVLKSRKLIEKLVLDLDLLDDPEFNSTLRPEPQFSIGKGVRYIRALIHGPEVQPKLSDRAILEKVIDNVSETLAISNVRQSYVFRIQAKSESSQKAADIANRLAELYIQDQITVKFDKTEQAAVWLSERVSELQIELENAEGKLKDYTSNINLISPEGLTALNRQLKEMRDRRTVLEKGRQAQREKAAQLARLNSDGPDEALITALNNASLSAAFADLQAGRSDAMANFKRRTQQLLDRARFDGKRAEDQVAALNGSIAEAERQIETQSQELVKLQQLQREAEANRILYEAFLSRLKETSIQQGIQQADSRILSNAAVPTAPTAPRKALILALSLMLGLFLGVAIVVLRELSQNTFRAPETLESRTGYSVLGKLPIIPARRRKRVLKYLAERHNSAAVEAIRDLRTSLLLSSLDKEPQVIMSTSSIPGEGKTTTSLALSQNLAGLGKKVLLVEGDIRRRTFGQYFDLSERKGILSVLSGDATLEEAVYHEEMLNIDLLCGEKSTINAADVFSSARFTQFLQDLRKVYDYIVIDTPPVLAVPDARVIGQKVDAILYSVKWDSTTHRQVIEGLRAFENVNVKVTGLVLGQIDPKGMRRYGYQDGYQSYGAYYDT, translated from the coding sequence ATGCTTGAAACTTCAAACAGGCCGATCTTGCCTCTTCAGGTGAAGGAATCCACCCCGACGAATGACGAAATTGATCTGCTTGAAGTACTGCGGACCATCTGGCGTGGAAAGCTTCTGATCATCGCCACATGCATCATTACGGTCGCTCTTGGCGTTTGGTACGCATTCTTTCACGCGGTGCCGGAATATACGGCCACTTCTATCGTCACGCTCGAAAGCCGCCAAGAAAATGTCACGGACATGGCAAGCGTGATTACCGGGCTCTCCGGCGATCAACCCACGATCAACACCGAGGTCGAGGTGTTGAAATCACGCAAGCTCATCGAAAAACTGGTGTTGGACCTCGATCTGCTGGATGATCCGGAATTCAACTCCACCTTGCGCCCCGAGCCCCAGTTCTCGATCGGCAAGGGCGTGCGCTACATCCGCGCGCTCATCCACGGGCCGGAGGTGCAACCCAAATTAAGTGATCGTGCGATCCTTGAAAAAGTGATCGACAACGTCAGCGAAACTTTGGCTATTTCGAACGTCCGTCAAAGCTATGTCTTCCGAATTCAGGCAAAATCCGAAAGCTCGCAAAAAGCCGCCGACATCGCCAACCGCCTTGCCGAACTCTATATCCAAGACCAGATCACTGTAAAATTCGACAAGACCGAACAAGCCGCCGTCTGGCTCAGCGAACGCGTCAGCGAACTACAGATCGAGTTGGAAAATGCGGAAGGCAAGCTCAAGGATTACACCAGCAATATCAATCTCATAAGCCCCGAAGGGCTTACCGCCTTGAATCGTCAGCTCAAGGAAATGCGCGACAGACGCACAGTGCTGGAAAAGGGCAGGCAGGCACAGCGCGAGAAAGCCGCACAACTTGCCCGCCTGAATTCCGATGGTCCGGATGAAGCCCTCATCACCGCCCTGAATAATGCCTCGTTGAGCGCTGCATTCGCTGATCTGCAGGCCGGGCGCTCCGATGCCATGGCCAATTTCAAACGCCGTACCCAACAACTGCTCGACCGGGCCAGATTCGATGGTAAGCGCGCCGAAGATCAGGTCGCCGCTCTCAACGGATCCATCGCCGAAGCCGAGCGCCAGATCGAAACCCAATCGCAGGAGTTGGTAAAACTACAACAACTTCAGCGGGAAGCCGAAGCCAACCGCATCCTTTACGAGGCCTTTCTTAGCCGCCTGAAGGAAACCTCGATCCAACAGGGCATTCAGCAAGCCGACAGCCGCATTCTGAGCAACGCCGCTGTGCCAACCGCCCCAACCGCGCCACGCAAGGCTCTTATTCTCGCGCTCTCACTTATGCTTGGGCTCTTTCTTGGTGTAGCCATCGTAGTGCTACGTGAACTCTCGCAAAACACATTCCGCGCCCCCGAGACTCTGGAAAGCCGCACAGGTTATTCGGTGTTGGGCAAACTGCCGATCATTCCTGCGCGCCGCCGCAAACGGGTGCTGAAATACCTCGCAGAGCGGCATAACTCCGCCGCCGTCGAAGCGATACGTGACCTGCGCACATCGCTGCTTCTGTCTAGTCTCGACAAAGAGCCGCAGGTGATCATGAGCACCTCATCAATCCCCGGCGAAGGGAAAACGACCACGTCTCTGGCCCTTTCGCAAAACCTTGCCGGTCTCGGAAAGAAGGTGCTGCTGGTCGAAGGCGATATCCGTCGCCGCACGTTCGGTCAGTATTTCGATCTTTCCGAGCGTAAAGGAATTCTCTCCGTCCTTTCGGGCGATGCCACTTTGGAAGAAGCCGTGTATCATGAGGAGATGCTGAACATCGACCTGCTCTGTGGTGAAAAGTCGACCATCAACGCCGCAGACGTTTTCTCCTCCGCCCGGTTTACCCAGTTCCTACAGGATTTGCGCAAGGTGTACGATTATATCGTGATCGATACACCTCCAGTCCTTGCGGTGCCCGATGCTCGGGTCATCGGGCAAAAAGTCGATGCTATTCTTTATTCCGTGAAATGGGACAGCACGACGCATCGGCAAGTGATCGAAGGCCTGCGTGCATTTGAAAACGTGAACGTAAAAGTAACCGGTCTAGTGCTCGGTCAGATCGACCCCAAAGGCATGCGGCGTTATGGGTATCAAGATGGCTACCAATCCTACGGCGCCTATTACGATACCTGA
- a CDS encoding nucleoside-diphosphate sugar epimerase/dehydratase, with protein sequence MLLLRLLRLSSSMKRTLKFTVDVSLVIICLAAAHMLRYGTLNPEIAFQDSWALFPTTILLGGILIGLFKLPDAGVHALGSPLILRIAIVAAGLSMSSILVSYMLGLSGPSTVPLIFGALFFLAAVTVRVLFLQLLTFLRLRSLDVLPVAIYGAGAGGIQMALALNQSIETHPVFFIDDNPNLHGLMIAGLPVYSPNKLPMLVKKHNIGRVLLAIPSIPKNRRDQLVSQLSEEGVDVQVLPSYVDLMAGKGLNASPRPVSPDQLLARDNVDLDTPEVGKAYAGRVVMVSGAGGSIGAELCRQLLHCKPAALVLFERNEFALYSIDQELRRAGLDLKVKIVSRIGSVTDSARVAGVVAEEGVDIILHAAAYKHVPLVEENELEGARNNVLGTKVLADIADEYGLERFILVSTDKAVRPTNIMGATKRMAELVIQDKQTRCKKTKFSMVRFGNVLGSSGSVIPLFQKQIETGGPVTVTHPDVTRFFMTIPEAARLVLLAGAYAEGGDVFVLDMGKPQKIINVARKLIELSGRKVKDPATGQGDIAIEITGLRPGEKLYEELLIDRHNLRTTPHPKILRAKEDTLSQTEIAMMIRDIESCITHSDPLRLRKIVQERVDGYHLQHAIPAQ encoded by the coding sequence ATGTTACTTCTTCGCCTGCTCAGGCTGTCCAGTTCAATGAAGCGAACGCTGAAGTTCACGGTAGACGTAAGTCTCGTGATTATCTGCCTCGCAGCGGCGCATATGCTCCGCTATGGCACTCTTAATCCGGAGATCGCCTTTCAGGACAGCTGGGCGTTGTTTCCCACCACCATTCTGCTCGGCGGCATTCTGATTGGCCTGTTCAAGCTGCCCGATGCGGGAGTGCATGCGCTGGGAAGCCCGCTGATCCTGCGCATCGCAATCGTTGCCGCCGGCCTGTCGATGTCCAGCATCCTCGTCAGCTACATGCTCGGCCTTTCCGGGCCGAGCACGGTGCCGCTTATCTTCGGTGCTCTGTTCTTTCTCGCTGCCGTCACCGTGCGGGTTCTGTTCTTGCAACTGCTCACCTTTCTGCGCCTCCGCAGCCTTGATGTGTTGCCCGTCGCGATCTACGGCGCCGGGGCGGGCGGGATACAAATGGCGCTCGCGCTCAATCAATCAATCGAAACACACCCTGTTTTCTTCATCGACGACAACCCTAACCTGCATGGGCTCATGATTGCCGGGCTACCCGTCTACAGCCCCAACAAACTCCCAATGCTGGTGAAGAAACACAATATCGGGCGTGTCCTCCTGGCCATCCCGTCGATCCCCAAAAATCGCCGCGATCAACTCGTTTCTCAACTGTCTGAAGAAGGCGTCGACGTTCAAGTGCTGCCCTCTTATGTCGATCTGATGGCTGGCAAAGGGCTTAATGCAAGCCCGCGTCCCGTCAGCCCTGATCAGCTTCTGGCGCGCGACAATGTCGATCTCGACACCCCTGAAGTCGGAAAGGCCTATGCCGGACGCGTTGTCATGGTTTCAGGCGCGGGAGGGTCGATTGGCGCTGAATTGTGTCGGCAGCTGCTACATTGCAAACCCGCCGCACTGGTGCTGTTCGAAAGAAACGAATTTGCTCTCTACTCAATAGATCAGGAATTGCGGCGTGCTGGCTTGGATCTAAAGGTAAAGATTGTTAGCCGGATAGGCTCGGTTACAGACAGTGCACGCGTTGCCGGCGTTGTCGCCGAAGAAGGTGTCGATATCATCTTGCACGCAGCTGCCTACAAACATGTGCCCCTGGTCGAAGAAAACGAGCTCGAAGGCGCCCGCAACAATGTGCTTGGCACCAAGGTGTTGGCCGATATCGCGGACGAATACGGACTGGAACGCTTCATTCTGGTGTCAACAGACAAGGCCGTGCGCCCCACCAATATCATGGGCGCCACAAAACGTATGGCCGAGCTTGTCATTCAGGACAAACAGACCCGCTGCAAGAAAACCAAGTTTTCTATGGTCCGTTTTGGCAATGTACTTGGCTCTTCTGGCTCTGTGATTCCACTGTTCCAAAAGCAAATCGAAACCGGCGGCCCTGTCACCGTTACGCATCCCGATGTCACCCGCTTTTTCATGACTATTCCCGAAGCCGCACGCCTCGTTTTGCTGGCCGGGGCCTATGCGGAAGGCGGCGATGTTTTCGTGCTCGATATGGGTAAGCCACAGAAGATCATCAATGTGGCCCGGAAACTGATCGAACTTTCTGGCCGTAAAGTGAAAGACCCGGCCACCGGACAGGGCGATATCGCCATCGAAATTACCGGCTTGCGCCCCGGCGAAAAGCTCTACGAAGAACTCCTGATTGACCGCCATAATCTGCGCACAACCCCGCACCCGAAGATTCTGCGCGCCAAGGAAGATACGCTCAGCCAGACTGAAATCGCCATGATGATCCGAGATATTGAAAGCTGCATCACGCATTCAGACCCGCTGCGTCTGCGCAAAATTGTGCAGGAACGCGTCGATGGCTATCACCTGCAACACGCCATACCGGCCCAGTAG
- a CDS encoding UDP-glucose/GDP-mannose dehydrogenase family protein, protein MKIAMIGTGYVGLVSGVCFSDFGHEVVCVDKDAAKIETLRKGDVPIYEPGLDLLLNNNIQAGRLSFTTDLAEALEDVEAVFIAVGTPTRRGDGHADLSYVMAAAEEVAHTLKGYAVIVTKSTVPVGTNRQVKQTMAKANPELDFDVASNPEFLREGAAIEDFMKPDRVIVGVQNARAADVMAEIYRPLYLREFPIVTTDLESAEMIKYAANAFLATKITFINEIAALVERTGGDIKEVSRGIGLDNRIGNKFLHAGPGYGGSCFPKDTKALARIGQEHAVPMQIVETVIKVNDEIKRRMIDKLLDLCDGSFNGKTIAILGVTFKPNTDDMRDAPSLTIIPALVGGGAKVRVCDPQGRAEGETLLPGVHWIEDPYKAVHNADLLVILTEWNEFRALDLKKIARKMRAPYLADLRNIYTAKEVKRAGFERHETVGR, encoded by the coding sequence ATGAAAATCGCTATGATCGGCACCGGCTATGTCGGGCTCGTCTCCGGGGTGTGTTTTTCCGATTTCGGGCACGAGGTCGTCTGCGTTGACAAGGACGCCGCCAAGATCGAAACCCTGCGCAAAGGCGATGTCCCAATCTATGAACCGGGGCTGGACCTGCTGCTCAACAACAACATTCAGGCGGGCCGACTCTCGTTCACGACCGATCTGGCAGAGGCGCTTGAAGACGTGGAGGCGGTTTTCATCGCCGTCGGCACACCAACCCGGCGCGGCGATGGCCATGCTGACCTCTCATATGTCATGGCCGCCGCCGAAGAGGTCGCACACACGCTCAAAGGGTATGCTGTCATTGTCACCAAATCCACCGTTCCCGTCGGCACCAACCGACAGGTCAAACAGACCATGGCCAAGGCCAACCCCGAGCTTGATTTCGATGTCGCGTCGAACCCGGAATTCCTGCGCGAAGGTGCCGCAATCGAAGATTTCATGAAGCCTGACCGGGTGATTGTCGGCGTGCAGAACGCACGCGCCGCCGATGTCATGGCCGAGATTTATCGCCCGCTATACCTGCGCGAATTTCCCATCGTCACAACCGATCTAGAAAGCGCGGAGATGATCAAATACGCCGCCAACGCTTTTCTGGCCACGAAAATCACCTTCATCAATGAGATTGCAGCACTGGTCGAACGCACCGGCGGGGACATCAAGGAAGTGTCCCGTGGCATCGGTCTCGACAACCGCATCGGCAACAAGTTCTTGCACGCCGGACCAGGCTATGGCGGCTCGTGTTTTCCAAAGGACACCAAGGCACTGGCGCGGATTGGGCAAGAACATGCTGTGCCGATGCAAATTGTCGAAACCGTCATCAAGGTGAACGACGAAATTAAGCGGCGCATGATCGACAAGCTGCTTGATCTGTGTGACGGATCGTTCAACGGCAAGACGATCGCGATTCTGGGTGTCACCTTCAAACCCAATACCGACGATATGCGCGATGCCCCTTCTCTTACCATTATTCCCGCCTTGGTCGGCGGGGGCGCCAAAGTGCGGGTCTGTGACCCACAAGGCCGCGCGGAAGGCGAAACCTTGCTGCCGGGCGTGCATTGGATCGAGGACCCCTACAAGGCGGTGCATAATGCCGATCTTCTGGTAATTCTAACCGAATGGAACGAGTTCCGCGCCCTCGACTTGAAAAAGATCGCCCGCAAGATGCGCGCGCCCTACCTCGCAGATTTGCGCAACATCTACACCGCCAAAGAGGTCAAACGCGCGGGTTTTGAACGACACGAAACCGTGGGGCGTTAA
- a CDS encoding metallophosphoesterase family protein: MKNSIKALFGRRGKARNAEFDAPIAPDAPFVVVGDIHGCADLLNRLIERLEAEDGDKTWVFLGDFVDRGPATAQVLARLRALEAARPGRVICLKGNHERMMQDFIDDPLGRGARWLAFGGLETLKSFGIATGNGKTHPTGDAALELAEALERVIPEGLETWVRELPLSWRSGNMACVHAAMDPMVAFEKQREQDLLWGHGAFMREPREDGLWVAHGHTVVKTAEMAGGRIAVDTGAYQTGRLSGARISSGGCEFITA, from the coding sequence ATGAAAAACTCGATAAAAGCCCTGTTTGGACGTCGTGGGAAAGCGCGTAACGCGGAGTTTGATGCGCCGATCGCACCGGACGCTCCGTTCGTTGTGGTGGGTGATATCCACGGGTGCGCAGACTTGCTGAACCGGCTGATCGAGCGGCTTGAGGCCGAAGACGGTGACAAGACATGGGTTTTTCTTGGTGATTTTGTGGATCGCGGACCGGCAACGGCGCAGGTTCTGGCGCGATTGCGGGCGCTTGAAGCGGCCCGACCGGGGCGGGTGATTTGTCTTAAGGGCAATCATGAACGGATGATGCAGGATTTTATTGATGACCCGTTAGGCCGCGGCGCGCGCTGGCTTGCGTTTGGTGGGCTGGAGACGCTGAAGAGTTTCGGAATCGCCACGGGGAATGGGAAAACCCACCCTACGGGTGATGCGGCTTTGGAGTTGGCTGAGGCATTGGAACGGGTGATCCCGGAGGGATTGGAAACTTGGGTCCGTGAGCTGCCGTTGAGTTGGCGCAGTGGCAATATGGCTTGTGTTCATGCGGCAATGGACCCGATGGTAGCGTTCGAAAAGCAACGCGAACAGGATTTGCTGTGGGGGCACGGCGCGTTCATGCGTGAGCCTCGCGAGGACGGGCTTTGGGTGGCCCATGGGCACACCGTGGTTAAGACAGCGGAAATGGCCGGAGGGCGCATCGCGGTGGATACTGGCGCTTATCAAACCGGGCGGCTGTCAGGCGCGCGGATTTCTTCGGGCGGTTGTGAGTTCATAACAGCCTGA
- a CDS encoding YjbF family lipoprotein — protein sequence MALKLNLTLLRPVGLAIAASLALGACGNDPDTGALAAPLKTLLSGAGKGKAAPGPPAPAQIAQAMAATDGPFIMLANEKRQLYGLFLKIEQNGAYDTYGTSSRQTLTLKHGMLTASRGLVNDLMSANVDQSLALVSARKPGSTTRVMRYLDGEEQIFAYSFTCTISPGAHSTLPLPVGQKTAVQQVAENCRSESRSFQNTYQVDHAGRIVKSRQWSGPLGGYFEISQLRG from the coding sequence ATGGCGCTGAAATTGAATTTGACCCTGCTGCGCCCGGTCGGGTTGGCAATCGCGGCGTCTCTCGCGCTTGGAGCTTGTGGCAATGACCCTGATACAGGTGCCCTCGCCGCGCCCTTGAAAACCCTGCTTTCCGGGGCTGGAAAAGGTAAAGCCGCCCCCGGACCGCCCGCACCTGCGCAAATCGCACAGGCGATGGCTGCCACCGATGGGCCGTTTATCATGCTCGCCAACGAAAAGCGCCAACTCTACGGGCTGTTCCTGAAGATCGAGCAGAACGGCGCCTATGACACCTACGGCACCAGCAGCCGCCAAACGCTCACCCTCAAACACGGGATGCTGACAGCATCGCGCGGCTTGGTGAATGATCTCATGTCTGCCAATGTTGATCAGAGCCTCGCCTTGGTCAGCGCCCGCAAACCCGGCAGCACCACGCGAGTAATGCGCTATCTTGATGGCGAGGAACAGATTTTCGCCTACAGCTTCACCTGCACGATTTCCCCTGGCGCACATAGCACCCTGCCTTTGCCCGTGGGTCAGAAAACCGCAGTGCAACAGGTTGCCGAAAACTGCCGCAGCGAATCCCGCAGCTTCCAGAACACTTATCAGGTTGATCATGCCGGTCGGATCGTAAAATCCCGCCAATGGTCCGGGCCTCTTGGCGGTTATTTCGAAATCAGCCAGTTACGCGGATAG